From the Macaca nemestrina isolate mMacNem1 chromosome 2, mMacNem.hap1, whole genome shotgun sequence genome, the window taaacatatataatatgtatgtattttatatgcatgtgtattttattttttaattgctgaaCTTTGCAGAAATATGACTAATGCATAAAGGCTCATTGGTGAGGTCCATTTCCAATTGTCCATAGGCAAATTACCTGCTTTGGATCAGACTAAGACAAatattgctttcttcttcttAGAAATATTATCAGCTCTTTTCAATTATGTTTTATATAGCTGTTATtagctttattgagttataatttatataccataaaattcacctattttaaatgcacaattcaattatttttaatgaatttatagtcatgcaaccaccaccacaatccaattttagaacattttcatcactccaaaaagatCCCTTGTTCCCATTTtgtttttactcttatttttcatttaaattatttaactttaacTATTatacaaaattgaaaatttaggctgggcatagtgactcatgcgtgtaatctcaacaggcagatcacttgagtccaggagatcaaggccggcctgggcaacatggtgaaaccccatctctataaaaaatatgaaaattagctggctgtggtggtgtgtacctgcagTCTGAGCTATGcagtaggctgaggtgagaggatcacttgagcctggatagtggaggttgcagtgacccgagatcatgctgctgaactcctgcctaggcaacagagtgagactctgtcaaaaaaaatagatagaaaattgtattttcagccaagcacggtggctcacacctgtaatcccagcaatttggaagaccgaggcgggtggattacttgaggtcaggagatacagaccagactggtcaacatgctgaaaccctgtctctactaaaaatacaaaaattagctgggtgcggttgcacgcacctgtaatcccagctactcagaaggctgaggcacgagaatcacttgaaccaatcaggtggaggttacaatgagccaagatcatgctactgcactccagcctgggcaacagagtgagactctgattcaaaaaaaagaaaaagaaaattgtattatcAATCTAAGAAGGTATTTAGATCTAGGTGTAGAGTTGGAGTTGGAGCAGTATTTCAGGTagtactcttttttattttttttttttttgccatgttggccaagctggtcttgaattcctgcccacctcgacctcccaaagtgctgggattacaggtgtgagccaccatgcctagcctcagGTAGTACTCTGTTTAAaggtgggtgggtgtggtggctcacgcctataatcccagcactttgggaggccaaggtcagaggatcacttgagcccaggagtttgagaccagcctgggaaacataggagaccctgtctctacaaaaaaaactttttaaaaaattagccgggcatggtggtgtgtacctgtagctccagctatttgggaggctgagggaggaagattgcttgagcccaggaagttgcagtgagccatgttcatgccactgcactccagcctgggtgatagaatgagaccctgcctcctACCCCTCAAAAAGTGAAAGGTGGGATGTTTAACTGAGTATGGTCTCTCATGTCTATAGttccactactcaggaggctgagaagggaggattgtttgagcccaggaatttgagcaacaataagctatgatcatgccactacattccggcctaggcaacagagtgagactcatcactataaaaaaaaaacaaaaaaaacaccattaAGTTTTTTAATAGGTAGGACGTGGTGCTAGTCCAACATGTGTGGGAAATGGAACAAATTTAACATATTCTATTTGGGGTTTCAGATATTGGTATTTACAAGACATGTCCATTTTCTAATGTAGATATCAAAACAGTTGATAAAGGCCAACATGAAAATTTTTTCCTTAACCACCTTTATCAATAGTGGTAGCTTATGAGTTGCTTGCATGAGTTGATAAATTTTGAATAACAGTTCCTGCAACTTGTGCTCTCTCCCTGTGATGCAGGATACCCGGACCCCGAGGTTGTCTGGTTCAAAGATGACCAGTCAATCAGGGAGTCCCGCCACTTCCAGATAGACTACGATGAGGACGGGAACTGCTCTTTAATTATTAGTGATGTTTGTGGGGATGATGATGCCAAGTACACCTGCAAAGCTGTCAACAGTCTTGGAGAAGCCACCTGCACAGCAGAGCTCATTGTGGAAacgatggaggaaggtgaaggggaaggggaagaggaagaagagtgaAACAAAGCCAGAGAAAAGCAGTTTCTAAGTCATATTAAAAGGACTATTTCtctaaaactcaaaaaaaaaaaaaaaaaaaaagatagtaaaagCACCTAGTGTGATAGATTATCTAGTTAGGTCATTTGTGGGTTGATTCTTCAGCAACAGCAGTTGATACCTAGCAGCGTTATTGATGGGCATTAATCTACATTAGCTGGCACCTTAAGATACTAGTGCCACTAGATTTCATTTAGGGAAAACACCAGTAACTTGGCTGACCAATTGATTTTAGAGAGAAAGTAACCAAACCAAATATTTACCTGGGCAAAGTCATAAATTATCCACTTGACTGTGCTCATGAAAAATAAGGCCAAAACAAGGGTTCTGGCCCACAGCTCAGCCCAGAGGGTCCCTGGAGATGGGAggcctctctctccccaccccctgacTCCGGATAACTGGGTTTTCTCCCAGTACTCCAGCAATTCATTTCTGAAAGCAGTTGAGCCACTCTATTCCAAAGTACACTGCAGATGTTCAAACTCTccatttctctttccccttccaccTGCCAGTTTTTCTGGATCTCAACTTGTCATGAGTTTAAGCATTAAGGACATTATGCTTCTTAGATTCTGAAGACAGGTCCCTGCTCATGGATGACTCTGGCTtccttaggaaaatatttttcttccaaaatcaGTAGGAAATCTAAACGTATCCCCTCTTTGCAGATGTCTAGCAGCTTCAGACATTTGGTTAAGAAcccatgggaaaaaaaatccttgcttATGTCGTTTCCTTTGTAAACCAGGATTCTTATTTGTGTTGTTATCAGCTCTGAATGTGTGGTAAAGATTTTTGTGTTTGAATACAGGAGAAACCAGTTTGCTGAAAAGTTAGTCTTATCTATTGGCCACGATGAAACAGATTTCAACTGATAAAGAGCTGGAGAACTCCATGTACTTTGGAATCTCCTCCAAGATAGCCAGAGTTTAATACATCTTCATTCTCAACACTCTCCAAAGAACTTGACCTACCTTATGGgctccatatttttcttcttaaatgtgCATCAATCATGCCTTGCCCCTAAcctttaaatatattcttagaCCTGGTAAATGCACTCAGACTTGCATCTTTAggaatttttaactttctttcaCTACATTGGcacttaaattttttctttataaaatgttttgaaggtcataaacaaagaccaaaattgatagacctaatacatttcttctgtgtgtgtgtaacattccaaatcctttttttttcttttccactgttTGTAAGGTGcaacaatttaatattttaagggaCTTTTTAAGAGTTCCTTAAGAACCAATTTAAAATTACTTCAGTGCAGTCCTACACAGTATCAACATTAGAATTTTGATATTAGTCTTATGTTATCTTCCATTCTATTTTTATCTGCTTTTTGCTGCTAGTTTCAAACTGccagtatttttccttttgcttttaaaatagttacaatatttttcataatagccacaGTATTGCCACAGTTTATTATAATAAAGGGTTTTTATTTGATTTAGAGCATTCAGAGCTTTTTTCCATCACTTTTGTGTTCAGAATATAACCTTTGTGTgcgtgtatgttgtgtgtgtgcatgtgtggcgTATACGTGTGTTACAGGTTAATGCCTTCTTGGAATTGTGTTAATGTTCTCTTGGTTTATTATGCcatcagaatggtaaatgagaaCACTACAACTGTAGTCAGctcacaatttttaaataaaggataCCACAGTGCATGCTGTTTGTTCAATCTTTGCagacttctctttctttccatgcTACCAGTTGTAAAGAACACAGATACCTCTTGGCaacaaaaaacagacactggTGCGTATATGTGAAGAACTGGCTTACATGGTTGTGTTTTACTATGGAACAGAATGATTTAGGAAGTTCTTGTTTATATAGGTAGCCTAATTTACACATTTAGTTCAAAATTTCTCTTGAGCATCAGCTTAGTACTGTATCATTCTAGAAGGACATCTTATAGAGCAGGTGTCCCCAACCCCCGGGTACATGGCTTGTTAGGAACCAGGTCACACATAAGGAGGTTAGCAGTGGGcaagtgagcaaagcttcatctatATTTACAGCCGATTCCCATTGCtcgcattactgcctgagctctgcctcctgtcagatgagTGGCAGCATTAGGTTCTCACAGGAAcgaactctattgtgaactgctcatgtgagggatctaggtttcacgctccttatgagaatctaaggcctgatgatctgtcactgtctcccatcacccctagatgggacagtctagttgcaggaaaacaagctcagggcttccACTGATTCTATATatgatgagttgtataattattttattattattacaatgtaataataatagaaacaaagtgtACAATAAGtataatgtgcttgaatcatcccaaaaccacccCCTCTCCTGATCCATgaaaaaaactgtcttccatgaaagtggtccctggtgccaaaaatgttagGGACCACTGTTATAGAGTATCACGTTCTCAGAATGCTAAAATCTACATGACATTTTCAACATgtgacatcatcatcatcatcatcatcactaatACTATTTACCAGGGCATGGTTTGAATTGGTGACTTTGGTGCAATTCATTATTGGCAGCCAAATGCTTTATCCATATCTTCATATTGAAGAATTTGTTATCAAGAAACTACTGGTTCTGCTTTACAGGAAGTCTGTTATCAGATATCAGATGGCGAGTCCCCCATGTCTTCAGATGTTCAAGCAATATTGTGGATGGTCTAGAAAGAGTTTAAGACATGCTGTTAAATGTAGGGCTAGATAATTCTCTGATTCTTTGATGTAGTCTGGAAAGAAACAATCCGTTGTCCAGTTAATAAATGTTTAGTGTTTTCATATTTAAGACAATCACAATCCACAAATGTCCCTagtaatttattgtttttaaagaaaatgactcTTTTTATTCCTTGCTAGTGAAAAATGTACAATTTATATGCTGCACcaagaaaaataacagatatactttcttccattcattttcatcccaaacatataaaaaaaatccattgattGTTCCTTGCATTGCATATCTTCTTATTAAAAGATATTTCCTACATGCAACTAGTAAGACATGCTGACTGTTGTCAGCTCTAAATTTATgtaaaggttttttatttttgttaaaatgtttgaaatttgCTTTTTGCTCCACACCTCACCTGTTTTTGATAAATCCATGCTAATGAGTACATAGGAGATAATAAATGAGTTCCGAGAAACCCAATTCTCCATTTTTCAACAAAACACAAGTAGCACTACTCTCTTTATCCCTTAGGACTCCTTCTCTGTATTTTGAAAGTGGGGGATAATGTCAGTGGCAGTTGTTGCTAAGGATCTCTGCACAGAGTTAGGGCTTCACTGTCGGCTTCCTGGTTAGATGGGGCCATGTGACTAGTCCTAGTCAGTGAGCTGTGACCAGAAGTTATGTATGTACCCTCGGGACCAGAGCATTTATGTGCTGGTACAAGCCTCTCCATAATGACTGGCAATGCGTGAGATGGTGGCTGCTGCAGCCATCTGGGTCTCTAGCCAACCCAAAATGGGGACATAACACCagcaagaaataaatatttgttcttttaaatcacCAAGATTTTAGGGTTCTCTGTGGCTGCAACATAACCTAGACTATCCTGATACAGGCTTACCACCGTGTTCTGGATGTGTGGTGACCAGGATGGTAGCTACTACTCACaggtggctatttaaatttaagttacttaaataaaataaaaaattcagttcctcagttgtatgagtcacatttcaaatgctctATAGTCACATGTATGTCAGTTTTCAAATTATgtgaaattaaaactgaaaagctTGTGTGCAAGTCTAGAGAGTGTGGTCTATAGTTTCATCAATTGTATTGGATAATATAGTCTCAATACTCAAGTATTGTTCTTAATTCtttatttatattcaaatatagttttcactttttaagacattttaaaggctgggtgcggtggtgcacacctgtggtcccagcactttgggaggccaaggcaggagaatcacttgaggccagaagttcaagaccagcctgcgcaacatagcaagaccccatctctatttcttaaaataataataataataataatttaaaaataaaaagacattttaaaagtacCAGTTCTATGACCTCAAAATCTAAATAGTCCTGCAATTCACAAGCAACTCTCAGATTATTTCTGATATGAGACAACCAACAAGGCCAACATTCTCCAACGTCTTTGGAATTGCTGCTTGAGATGGGGGATCACACATGGGAGATCAACAGGCCATGTACCCGGGGGTTGGGGACACCAGTGAGATGGAtgcagaaagggagagagacaagGCTGCTGAGGCAGAATTTCCTCAACCATGGGTCAAAAGGGAGAGGAGCCATCCTGAGGCTATAATCCTTCCAAACTCAGCTGCCTTTTATCAGAACTCCCTTCCCACTGGAATTCAAAACACTCAGGAGATCTATAGTGCTTGGGGACAACATTGAATTTCTAACTGCTGCTTGCCGGAGATTTTAGCCCACAGGACTTATCCATGTTCCAAATGCTTATACTCTGCAGGAAGCACTCATGTCAGAGACTTCAGTCCCCCGAGTCTCTGTTTGAGGCCTGTGGTAAATTTTCACAAGATATTTTGTGACTCTCTTAGACTAGAGTTCTTTTGGCTGGAGATAACTAAGGGAGAAGGAGGTTACAAATTAACCTAAGTCAATGTGGTCATTCATGTTTGTTATTAATAACATCTTTAAGGCAGGTATCAATAGCCTCCAACAGTTAAGATATAGATTGAACTATGGGGCTTCTCCACAACCACGCTTCAGGTGGTATGTTTCAGAGATAGTCTTAGGCCAAATGTGTCAAACACTTATTAGCCAGCAGTCATACAACCAATTCTGCAAGCTCCATGAAGTCCCAGATCTGTCTCTCCGGAAAGCACCTTACATGTTGTCACTGAAGGCAAATGCTGCAGAGTACTTGGGTAGGAGGCAGCTAACCTGGTTAATCAGTGGAGTCAGTTCCTCTTGGTGTTATCCTAGGAACCAACTTGTCCGACTTACCCACCATTTTCATTCCCTCTGTAAAATAAGTTACTAACTCTCACCTCTACCTCTTACTACAGCTGTGTAggttgtgcctcagtttccacagctATAACATTAGAGTAACCGTACTTCCACATTCACGGGTTGATAGAAAGATTAAACGAGTTTTATGTGCCTGACCTTATGGTAGGCCCTCATTCTGGCACTCAGAGATGCTAAGATGTATCAGAAACAATCTCTAGTCTGAAAGAACTGATTACatttctgcaggaaaaaaaaaaaatatgtgaaaagttATAttcagtcagccctctgtatccatgggttccaaATCCATGGATTCAATCAATTGGAGATGGAAAATATTTGGTGGGgggctaggtacagtggctcatgcctgtaatgctagcactttgggaggccgaggcaggcaaatcacctgaggttaggagttcaagaccagtctggccaatatggtgaaaccctgtctctacgaaaacacaaaaattagctgggtatgatggcaggtgcctgtaatcccagctacttaggaggctgagacaggagaattgcttgaagccgggagattgtggttgcagtgagccaagatcacaccactgcattccagcctgggtggctgagtgagactctgtctccaaaaaaaaaaaaaatatatatatatatatatatatatatatataaaatacatatatattatatataaactatatataaaatatatatgtatatatacatattttgggggtggggagttccacaaaattccaaaaagcaaaacttgaatttgctgCTCACCTAGTACTACACTGAATCTATGTGAAAGAGTGATGTGtaggcattgtattaggtattataagtaatctagagatgatttaaagcatacAGGAAGATGTGCGTAGGTTACGTGCAAATACTacatatgccattttatataagggacttgagcaacCACAGATTTTGTTATCTGTGGGGGTGTCCCGGAACCAATATCCCACCAACAACTGTACTAAAGATGGAAGGTATTATTTTAAGTTCTATCCACCTCCCAAAAAAAAGGACCTTTGAAACTGAAAGTGCCATGCAATTGTACAAAAAAACAATTGCTGTGAGTTTAGGAAATGTTACAACTCTTAATCTTGTCCTAAGGAAAAGTTTTAACTTCCAGTCCCTAA encodes:
- the LOC105470265 gene encoding myosin light chain kinase, smooth muscle isoform X7, translated to MAMISGLSGRKSSTGSPTSPLNAEKLESEEDVSQAFLEAVAEEKPHVKPYFSKTIRDLEVVEGSAARFDCKIEGYPDPEVVWFKDDQSIRESRHFQIDYDEDGNCSLIISDVCGDDDAKYTCKAVNSLGEATCTAELIVETMEEGEGEGEEEEE